The window CTGGCATAATCTTGTTCTCTGACTTGAACTTGAGGTAATCAGCTCGGCTAAATTTAGTGAATCCCCTGAAGAGAAAAATTTGAACATTTATGATTCAATCAAGTATAAACCCCACGGAGATGAATTGAAACTAAATATAGATCAAatgagaagagaagagaagagaatgAAGGGGCATACCACTTCCTGCTAACAATGATCTTTTGACGACCAGGGAACTTAAACTTAGCACGGCGGAGAGCCTCCTGAGCATGCTGGCTGTTGCTGTCCTTGCATCGAACAGAAAGAAGAACCTGACCAATGGCGACTCTTGCACAAGTTCCTTGTGGCTTACCAAAAGCACCTCTCATCCCAGTTTGGAGCCTATCAGCTCCAGCACATGAAAGCATCTTGTTAATTCGAAGAACATGGAAGGGATGAACTCTAACCCTCAAATGAAACGCATCTTTCCCAGCAAATTTCGCCATGTACTTATTACAGGCAATACGAGCTGCTTCCAAAGCTTCACTTGAAACATTCTCTTTCTCCCAGCTCACAAGATGAACACAGAAGGGGAATTCATCAAcacccttcttcttcattccaaCATCATAAATCCTGATCTTAGGATCGGGAACACCGCGACAAAATCGCGATTTGGGATAAGGCTTGTTCTTGATTTGGCGGTAACATCTAGCAGGTCCTGCAAAACCAAATGCAAAAACAATGAGAacagataaaagaaaaaaaatctacatTTGAATTGCAATTTGTAGATAGAGTAGAGGGCAATACTTCTCCCCATGGCTCTGTGTCGCTGGAGAACTTCGAGTGCTAGATTAGGGTTTTTTGTGAAAACGAAGGTGGATTATAAACTAGGGTTTCTGAAGAGGATATCCTAAAGGCCCACTATTACGGGCTTCGGGCTTGGGAAAAGGCCCACTATTACCGGCTCGGGAAAAGGCCCACTATTACCATCTCGGGAAAAGGCCCACTGTTACCGGCTTTGGAAAATGCCCACTATTACGGGCTTGGGGAAAGGCCCATTATTACCGGCTTGCGGCTTGGAAAAAGGCCCACTATTACCGGTTCAGGAAAAGGCCCACTATTACAGGCTTGGGAAAAGGCCCACTATTACGGGCTTGGGGAAAGGCCCATTATTACCGGCTTGGGAAAAGGCCCATTATTACCGTCTTGGGAAAAGGCCCACTATTACCGGCTTGGGCAAAGGCTCACTATTACTGGCTCGGAAAAGGCCCAATTGCAAattataccttttttttttctttttcattttcgttctatattttttttctttaaagttcgagagaattttttttgtttttagtctccaacctttttttatatataatggaaagcttttaactaaattttagaaGTCAAACACATCTTTTCTTCAAAATTGAAGGACaaaatgttttctttaattCTATAGGGCTTGTGATgcattttataaaatttaaccTATAATTTAATAATAGAAGTTAAGAAGAAAAGACCCAACTCCAAGTCATATAGATAATATGTTGCATCTTACTTAACAATGATAAAATCTTTTGGGGAGCGTCATGGAGAAGGATTGATTTATGGtaggttagtgttatgataatttCAGTGTATTATAATAATCACAGTGTTATGATGGTATGCGTTTAGGGGAATGATAGGTAGTGTTATGACAGTATGTATTAGGAAAAGGATTATGATttgtagtgttatgatagtatgcgTTTGGAGAAGGGTTATGATAGCAGTGTtatggtattttttttctttctaaaatataTAATGTAGGTCCAATAcataaatttcataaatttattttattaagtaATCTAGTGTTTAATTTACATTAGCTTATGACTCCAAAAGACACTTCCAAGTAACATCAAATTTATACAACAATATGATTAATTGTGACATTAGTAACAAATGCAAGCTATCCATCCACAAACACAAAAGAATCACGAACTTATACTCAGAAACAATTCAAGCCACTTCGATAAATTCTACAAATTAAACATTGAACAAACCCAAATCGGGAACATTTCATACCCAACCCTCCACCAACACACAAGAACACAATTCAAGCAATAGAGTGTTAGAAAATCGCAAAAACCAATTGTGGATTTATCTAAACAAATGTAGTAGAAGAGGGGGATTTCTTCTTTAACAAATGTATTATTTTACTCCATTTGAGATGCACTTTGTGTAATAGAAATGTTGCATCCCAAACATGGATAAATAGAGATTACACAACCATATTTGCAAAATATTTAACTTAGTGCTACCTATCGCTTTTGtagttaaatattttaaatcatATCTTACATTAATTATTGTTTGGGATATTCGAACCAAGATTTTTTTGGTCTTTAACATACATTGATGTCAGTTGAGTTTATCCATTAGAAAATCTTTTGATAACATGAATTCCTAATATTTTTCAATGATATTCCACTTGGCTCAAACGCGTGAAACCATCTGATAGAatttcattgatatcttctaaTGGACTTTTGTTCTTTTggtgatttttttttagtataaatagtttgtattttttcttaatGGAAAGAAGTTACACAAGttgaaaaaactaaataaacaatttttgaaatataaacaaaatatcaaaatgtttatgacaacaaatatatattttttttttggcaaTGAAAATTGGTTGGTCTTCCCAAGAAGAGGCATCGTGGATGCAAACAGAAAGGAGAAGACATGCATAGGCGAGAAGACAATGTGAGAAGCGAAATGAATGCATTGGTCcaagtcaaagtcaaagtcGAGGCAATCCTCCATTGGGGATCCTCGGGCTCTCTCGTTTCTTAAAAAAACCGGTTTACACCGGACTGTCAACTTTTTTCGGTTCAATCAATCTTTTtacattttaacttttattatttgaaaatttggaTATTAGTAGGGGTCCTAAGGGAATTGGAATGACACAATAAATTTTGGAAACACAAACCGGAATCTTTCTCATTCTCAATCATCAGCTCATTTTCTGATTCTCTGGATTCTCCGCTCATCGGATCACCATGGTTCATCCTCCTTACTTTCTTCTTTCATCTTTCACTCttccatttcatttcatttcatttcctttttcctttctttctcacTTCATTTTTTTCTGTTTCTTCAACTCTAGACCTCGCCGGCCGCAGCTTCTTCCTTGAAGCTTTACTCTTACTGGAGGAGCTCTTGTTCTCACCGTGTTCGAATTGCCCTCAACTTGAAACGTGTTTCCTCTTTTCACCCTTTTCATGCTTAACCTATCCATTCTTACCTCACCCTGCTTCTTTcatattcctttttctacttatacttttttgtttttcccttcttttttcaGGTCTAAATTACGAGTACGAGGCTGTTAATCTACTCAAGGGAGAGCAATTCTCTCCcggtaatttttatttttctacgtttcctcaatttctttctcaggatcgcatttttttcttctctaatAAGCCTTCTTCTGCTTTGAAATTGAGGAACTTGAAGCTGATTTCTATCTTTACTTTGTTTTCCCGTCCCTTAGAGTATGAGAAGCTTAATCCTATTGGTTATGTACCCACTCTTGTGGATGGTGATGTTGTTGTTGCCGACTCTTTTGCTATAATCATGGTTTGTGCCTTTTGTTTTCAATTCATCTATATAATTAGCTCGCGGTTTTCAGTTGTTTACTTTTAATTGATTTCTTCTACTTGTTTTAAACTTACAGTATTTGGAGGAGAAGTACCCTCAGAATCCTCTGTTGCCTCGTGACCTTGGTAAAAGAGCTATTAATTACCAGGTATATTGTGTTTGTTAATCATACATGGGATTAATGTACGCTTAGTACCTGCAAATGGCAAGAAATGCGGCAAAATAATGTGGGACTACTACGTATGGGGGCTGGGACTAATATCTGTCTAAGAAAATTGCGATTGTATAGAAGCTACGAGATCGC is drawn from Cucumis melo cultivar AY chromosome 11, USDA_Cmelo_AY_1.0, whole genome shotgun sequence and contains these coding sequences:
- the LOC103499612 gene encoding 60S ribosomal protein L10 isoform X2, whose translation is MGRRPARCYRQIKNKPYPKSRFCRGVPDPKIRIYDVGMKKKGVDEFPFCVHLVSWEKENVSSEALEAARIACNKYMAKFAGKDAFHLRVRVHPFHVLRINKMLSCAGADRLQTGMRGAFGKPQGTCARVAIGQVLLSVRCKDSNSQHAQEALRRAKFKFPGRQKIIVSRKGFTKFSRADYLKFKSENKIMPDGVNAKLLGCHGPLANRQPGRAFLPQTA
- the LOC103499612 gene encoding 60S ribosomal protein L10 isoform X1 — translated: MGRRPARCYRQIKNKPYPKSRFCRGVPDPKIRIYDVGMKKKGVDEFPFCVHLVSWEKENVSSEALEAARIACNKYMAKFAGKDAFHLRVRVHPFHVLRINKMLSCAGADRLQTGMRGAFGKPQGTCARVAIGQVLLSVRCKDSNSQHAQEALRRAKFKFPGRQKIIVSRKWGFTKFSRADYLKFKSENKIMPDGVNAKLLGCHGPLANRQPGRAFLPQTA